A genomic window from Candidatus Nomurabacteria bacterium includes:
- a CDS encoding divergent PAP2 family protein, giving the protein MNKYAILVAPFAGWIIAQLLKFIFTLRKDGIQFSDAIQSGGMPSSHAAFTSSLTTAVGYQYGISSAYFAIAVAFTAIVMYDAMGVRRTTGEQTKALQQLAKKTNIKLAVLHDARGHSPVEVLAGLVVGIITGLLTVVLL; this is encoded by the coding sequence GTGAATAAGTATGCTATTTTAGTTGCTCCTTTTGCTGGCTGGATAATAGCTCAATTATTAAAATTCATTTTTACCCTAAGAAAAGATGGTATTCAATTTAGTGATGCTATTCAATCTGGTGGCATGCCAAGTTCGCACGCTGCGTTTACCAGTTCTTTGACTACAGCCGTGGGGTATCAATATGGAATCAGTTCTGCCTATTTTGCAATAGCTGTAGCATTTACTGCAATTGTCATGTACGACGCTATGGGGGTAAGACGTACTACTGGCGAGCAAACCAAGGCGCTGCAGCAGCTAGCAAAAAAGACGAATATTAAGCTTGCAGTACTGCATGATGCTCGGGGGCACTCACCAGTAGAAGTCTTAGCTGGTCTGGTTGTTGGGATCATCACCGGACTGCTAACAGTAGTATTATTGTAG
- the gyrA gene encoding DNA gyrase subunit A: protein MDEDVVKDTPDMEIIPAQTHSREVELTSVENIMEDSYLRYSMSVIVSRALPDVRDGLKPVHRRILYTMNLEGLRAGARHRKSATVVGSVMGDYHPHGDSAIYDSMVRMAQDWSMRYTLVDGQGNFGSMDGDPPAAMRYTEARMARVAEEMLVDIDKETVDWRDNYDGRKQEPTVLPARLPNLLLNGQIGIAVGMATSIPPHNLGEIIDAITHLIDTPEASTDDLLQYVKGPDFPTGGIVYGSESLTTAYKTGRGGVVVRGVADIQERSKKGAFRIVISEIPYNLNKASLIEKIADLVKDKKITGISDLRDESARGIVRIVVDLKKDAYPKKVLNQLYKLTPLQTSFHYNMLALVDGIQPRVLSLSDILHEYIKHRQVVVRRRTEFELKKAEARAHILEGYKVALDNIDEVIRVIRASKTVEEASKNLMQQFKLSEIQAKSILALPLRTLTGLERQKIEDELAELIKLITNLKAILADETKILGIIKQELADLKERYGDERRTKIVSQELGKFSDEELIPDEQVVVTLTTENYIKRSPAVDYKRQGRGGKGRRGMTTRDEDLIEHLVIASTHDFLLFFTNKGRVFRLKGYEIPATGLNAKGVAIVNLLQLQPEEKVSALIRVSKSEENGYLFMATVRGVVKKTAYEQYRNVRTSGLIAINLDDGDELKWIRFSTGDNEVVISTSLGQAIRFHEKEVRAMGRVSRGVRGIRLRPNDYVIGMDIVHEDSNIFVISELGYGKRTKVAQFTAHKRGGVGIRSAVVNKKTGNLIGVANLTEEANEVIIISSQGQTIRLGIKDISELGRATQGVRIMRLNNGDSVVSLALVAKVLQEVEETADDSE, encoded by the coding sequence ATGGACGAAGATGTAGTAAAAGATACACCAGATATGGAAATTATTCCTGCTCAAACACATTCAAGAGAAGTAGAACTTACCTCTGTTGAAAATATCATGGAAGATAGCTACCTACGCTACTCTATGAGTGTCATTGTGTCGCGTGCATTACCTGACGTACGTGATGGACTTAAGCCTGTTCATCGTCGTATTTTATACACCATGAACCTCGAGGGTCTACGTGCCGGAGCACGTCATCGTAAATCCGCAACGGTGGTAGGTTCTGTGATGGGTGATTACCACCCGCATGGCGATTCTGCCATTTACGATTCTATGGTACGTATGGCTCAAGATTGGTCTATGCGTTACACATTGGTTGATGGCCAAGGTAACTTTGGCTCTATGGACGGAGATCCGCCAGCAGCCATGCGATACACAGAAGCCCGTATGGCTCGGGTCGCAGAAGAAATGCTCGTAGATATAGATAAAGAAACGGTTGACTGGCGTGATAACTATGACGGCCGCAAGCAAGAACCAACTGTCTTACCCGCACGTTTACCGAATCTTCTTTTAAACGGACAGATTGGAATAGCGGTAGGAATGGCTACGTCTATACCTCCACATAACTTGGGTGAAATTATTGATGCGATTACGCATCTTATAGACACACCAGAAGCAAGTACCGACGATCTATTGCAATATGTGAAAGGTCCTGATTTCCCTACGGGTGGCATAGTGTACGGTAGTGAATCGTTAACAACTGCTTATAAGACTGGCCGTGGTGGTGTGGTTGTCAGGGGTGTGGCAGATATTCAGGAGCGTTCTAAAAAAGGTGCATTCAGAATTGTTATATCGGAAATTCCTTACAATCTAAACAAAGCGTCACTTATAGAGAAAATTGCTGATTTAGTAAAAGATAAAAAGATTACCGGCATATCTGACTTACGAGACGAAAGTGCCCGCGGTATTGTGCGTATTGTGGTAGACCTGAAAAAAGATGCATACCCTAAAAAAGTATTGAATCAATTATATAAACTTACTCCACTGCAAACATCGTTTCATTACAATATGCTCGCGTTAGTTGATGGTATTCAACCACGAGTTCTGAGCCTTAGTGATATATTGCACGAATATATTAAGCATCGCCAAGTTGTCGTACGGCGCAGGACTGAATTCGAGCTCAAGAAGGCAGAGGCTCGTGCCCACATACTAGAAGGATATAAAGTAGCCTTAGATAATATAGACGAAGTAATTCGTGTCATACGTGCTTCTAAGACGGTAGAAGAAGCTTCCAAGAACCTTATGCAGCAATTTAAGCTGTCTGAGATTCAGGCAAAATCTATCTTAGCGTTGCCACTTAGAACACTAACAGGTCTAGAGCGACAAAAAATTGAAGATGAACTTGCCGAACTTATCAAACTTATTACTAACCTCAAGGCTATTTTGGCAGATGAAACCAAGATATTGGGTATTATCAAGCAAGAACTTGCCGACCTTAAAGAGCGCTACGGTGATGAGCGACGTACCAAGATAGTCTCTCAAGAGCTTGGAAAGTTTAGTGACGAAGAACTAATTCCTGATGAACAAGTAGTAGTAACTCTAACAACAGAAAACTATATTAAACGAAGCCCAGCTGTAGACTATAAAAGACAAGGTCGCGGTGGTAAGGGTCGTCGCGGTATGACAACCAGAGATGAAGATCTTATAGAACATCTTGTTATTGCCAGCACGCATGACTTTTTGCTGTTCTTTACCAATAAAGGAAGGGTATTCCGACTAAAAGGTTACGAAATTCCAGCAACTGGCCTCAATGCAAAGGGCGTTGCTATTGTAAACCTATTGCAGTTACAGCCTGAAGAAAAAGTAAGTGCACTTATAAGGGTAAGCAAGTCAGAAGAGAACGGATATTTGTTCATGGCAACAGTACGGGGTGTTGTAAAGAAAACTGCATACGAACAGTACAGAAATGTACGCACCTCTGGGCTCATAGCAATTAACCTAGATGATGGTGATGAATTAAAGTGGATTCGCTTTAGCACAGGAGATAACGAAGTAGTTATTTCTACATCGTTAGGTCAAGCGATACGGTTCCATGAAAAAGAAGTTAGGGCTATGGGGAGAGTATCTAGGGGTGTACGTGGAATACGTTTGCGCCCGAACGATTACGTTATCGGCATGGATATAGTTCACGAAGATTCAAATATATTTGTTATTAGCGAACTAGGGTATGGCAAGCGTACGAAGGTTGCTCAGTTTACTGCTCATAAAAGGGGTGGTGTAGGTATTAGATCAGCGGTTGTTAACAAAAAAACCGGTAATCTAATTGGTGTCGCCAATCTTACAGAAGAAGCGAATGAGGTGATTATCATTTCTTCTCAAGGGCAAACTATACGTTTAGGCATTAAAGATATATCAGAACTCGGTCGCGCAACTCAAGGTGTTCGTATCATGCGTTTAAATAACGGTGATAGTGTTGTTTCTCTTGCATTGGTAGCGAAGGTCTTACAAGAAGTAGAAGAGACGGCAGACGACAGTGAATAA
- the gyrB gene encoding DNA topoisomerase (ATP-hydrolyzing) subunit B, translating to MSKQTAAAAASYDAGQIQVLEGLEPVRKRPGMYIGGTGRDGLHHLIKEIADNSVDEAIAGHASEVRVRLLADGGVEVSDDGRGIPIDIHPKTGKSTLETVLTILHAGGKFGGGGYKVSSGLHGVGLSVVNALSNRMIAQVYKDGKTYQQTYEKGVPTSELEIIGKTDKTGTTITFWPDDTIFQETNFDYEWVVDYLRHQAYLTKGVKTLVIDDIASQEYCFYFEGGIQSYVRHLNIGKDVVGDKIFYVEKQIQDVGVEIALQYNDSFNETVKAFANNVFNPDGGTHMVGFRAALTRVINDYARKNSLLKEKDDNLSGDDVREGLTSVILVKIPDPQFEGQTKNKLGNPEIRGYVEKVMSEYFSYYLEENPAVAKGIIGKALLAARARKAARAARDSIIRKGVLDGASMPGKLSDCSSKDPADSEIYLVEGDSAGGSAKSGRDSKTQAILPLRGKVLNVERARLDKMLANNEIVSLIKALGVGIDEQFDISGLRYHRIIIMTDADVDGSHISTLLLTFFFRYMAPVIEGGYMYLAKPPLFAIKLSATKKRYAYSDEERDSILQELVEARKAAGVTIDPSDDIRKQAGVSEVQRYKGLGEMDADQLWETTMNPENRVLIQVKIEDAEKADAIFNKLMGEEVDLRKNFIQSRAKFVKDLDI from the coding sequence ATGAGTAAACAAACAGCTGCGGCCGCAGCGTCTTACGATGCCGGCCAGATTCAAGTGTTAGAAGGCTTAGAGCCTGTTCGTAAAAGACCGGGTATGTATATTGGTGGTACGGGTCGTGATGGGCTTCATCACTTAATAAAAGAAATTGCCGACAACTCCGTAGACGAAGCTATTGCTGGTCATGCGAGTGAAGTGCGCGTCCGATTATTGGCAGATGGTGGCGTAGAAGTGTCTGATGATGGGAGGGGTATCCCAATAGACATCCACCCTAAAACAGGCAAAAGTACACTAGAAACTGTTCTTACCATTTTGCACGCGGGTGGAAAATTCGGTGGTGGTGGTTATAAAGTCTCCAGTGGTTTGCACGGTGTTGGTCTTAGCGTTGTGAATGCGCTATCAAACCGAATGATTGCCCAAGTCTATAAAGATGGCAAAACGTATCAACAGACGTACGAAAAAGGTGTACCGACTTCCGAACTAGAGATAATTGGTAAAACAGATAAAACAGGCACCACAATAACTTTTTGGCCTGATGATACAATTTTTCAAGAAACAAATTTTGATTACGAATGGGTTGTAGATTATTTGCGACACCAGGCGTACTTAACCAAAGGGGTCAAGACGCTTGTTATCGATGACATTGCGTCGCAGGAATACTGCTTTTATTTTGAAGGTGGTATACAAAGTTACGTTCGCCATTTGAATATTGGCAAAGACGTAGTCGGTGACAAGATATTTTACGTCGAAAAACAAATACAGGACGTAGGTGTAGAAATTGCACTGCAGTATAACGATTCGTTTAACGAAACCGTTAAGGCGTTTGCTAATAATGTTTTTAACCCAGACGGAGGCACACACATGGTGGGCTTTCGTGCGGCACTTACGAGGGTAATAAATGACTATGCACGTAAGAATAGTCTCCTAAAAGAGAAAGACGATAATTTATCTGGTGATGACGTTCGTGAAGGTCTAACATCTGTGATTTTAGTAAAAATCCCTGATCCTCAGTTTGAAGGACAAACAAAGAACAAACTTGGGAACCCTGAAATCCGTGGTTACGTAGAAAAAGTAATGTCAGAATATTTTTCATATTACCTAGAGGAGAACCCAGCCGTCGCCAAAGGCATTATAGGTAAAGCGCTGCTTGCCGCGCGTGCCCGAAAAGCAGCCCGCGCCGCCAGAGATAGTATCATTCGCAAAGGCGTATTAGATGGCGCTAGCATGCCAGGTAAACTATCTGATTGTTCTTCTAAGGATCCAGCCGATTCCGAGATTTATCTCGTAGAGGGTGACTCTGCGGGTGGGTCCGCCAAGAGTGGGCGTGATAGTAAGACACAAGCTATTTTGCCGCTCAGAGGTAAAGTGTTGAATGTAGAACGAGCCAGATTAGACAAAATGCTTGCAAACAACGAAATTGTAAGTCTCATTAAAGCACTTGGTGTTGGTATAGATGAACAGTTTGATATTAGTGGCTTGCGCTATCACCGCATTATTATCATGACAGATGCAGACGTAGATGGATCACACATTAGCACGTTGCTACTAACCTTTTTCTTCAGATATATGGCACCAGTAATAGAGGGTGGTTATATGTACTTAGCAAAACCACCACTCTTTGCTATTAAACTAAGTGCGACCAAGAAGAGATATGCTTATTCAGATGAAGAGCGTGACTCTATATTGCAAGAGCTCGTAGAAGCGAGAAAAGCTGCTGGCGTAACAATTGATCCTAGTGATGATATTAGAAAACAGGCAGGTGTTTCAGAAGTGCAAAGATATAAAGGTCTTGGTGAAATGGACGCCGATCAATTATGGGAAACAACCATGAATCCAGAAAACAGAGTGCTCATTCAAGTAAAGATAGAAGATGCAGAAAAGGCAGACGCAATCTTTAATAAGTTAATGGGAGAAGAAGTAGATTTGCGCAAAAACTTTATACAGTCACGAGCTAAATTTGTAAAGGATTTGGATATATAA